Genomic DNA from Melioribacteraceae bacterium 4301-Me:
TATCATTGCCATTTCAACTGGGTCATTACAATACTCTGGACAATTTAGTTCTGGTATTCCTTGAACTACTCGAACAGTTTTACCATCTCTTATGTCAATCGATGGAATAACTAATAAGCTTGACATTTCTCCTTTACCTTTTATTACCTATTGTCATTCTAAATAATTGTTAAAATAATAATAAGAAAAAATAACTAATTGAATATATAAAGAAAATTTATTAGCCGAAGCATAGGGTTTTGAGTGGAATTAAAAATCCGCAAAATTATTGACTTTTCTTACCCTTATAAGCATATTTGAAAATATGAGTACGGACTATAATCTTATAACAACCGATGGTCAGAAAATTCAAATTACTACATTTGGCGAGGAAAATACAAATCCAAAGAATTGTCTTATATATGTTCATGGTTTTAAGGGTTTTAAGGATTGGGGTTTTGTACCGTACACCGCAAAATATTTTGCTTCAAAAAATTTTTATGTAGTTACTTTCCACGAAGTGGTGGATTCTCATAATTTTTCTCATAATGGAATTGGTGAAAATAAAACAGAACTTACCGAGTTAGAAAAGTTTGCGAACAATACAATAAGCAGAGAGATAAGCGAGCTTAATGAAGTAATTAACGCAACATTAAATGGTTTTTTGGGATTTAGCTCCATAAGAAAAATAGGATTAATAGGGCACAGTCGAGGCGGTGCAGTCGCTTTAATAGCAGCATCTCAAAGAGCCGAAATAAGTGCTGTGGCAACATGGTCAGCTATCTCCAAATTTAACCGTTATACAGATAGACAAAAAGAACAGTGGAAGAAAAATGGTTATATCGAAATCTTAAACACACGCACTAATCAATTAATGCGTTTAAATTTGAGTTTATTGGAAGACATAGAAAAAAATTCTAATGGTTTACTAAATATTCAAAGAGCTGTGGAAAATTTAAACAAGCCATTACTCATTGCGCATGGAATGCAAGACCTTACAGTTCCTATTGCCGAAGCGGAGGATTTATATAATTGGTCAAATAAATCTTTAACCGAATTTTTTACTTTAGGTGCTACAGGTCATACTTTCGATATTAAACATCCCTTTGAAGGCTCAAATGAGAAGTTTGAACAGCTCTTAAACAAAACTTACAATTTCTTTAAGCACAATTTAAGTTAAATAAGAGGTTAGCATGTTTTCTTTTGAAAATGTTAATAAAAATACTGTTAAAGAAGTTTTCTTGGCAGCAAAACAAAATAGTCTATTTCATGTTCTTAGCTTTACGCTACTTACTGCTTTGTCTGCTCAAGTTATTGTTCCTGTTGAACCAGTGCCATTTACTTTGCAAACAATGTTTGTAGTTTTATCCGGTGCATTTCTTGGCGCTAAAAATGGGTTTTTTAGCCAAAGCATATATTTAATTTTAGGAATTATTGGTTTTCCTGTCTTCGCTGGTTTTTCATTTGGACTTACAAAAATATTTGGTCCCACAGGCGGTTACTTGTTATCATTTCCTTTCGCAGCTTATCTGGTAGGTTATTTTGTAGAAAGAAATAAATCCAAATTTAATGTAGTATTTTCTATTGTACTGGCTAATATTTTAATTTTGTTTATTGGTGCTGCTTATTTGGCAGTATTTTTCGGCGGCAATTTCTCAAAAGCTCTTTTTAGCGGTGCTGTAATTTTTTCTGTATGGGATATTATTAAAATGTCTGCCGCAATAAGTATTTATTTTGCTTTTACTAAAAAATAAGCTGGTTGTTAATCTTATGGGATTAAAAAATATCATTTTCATTATTGTTTTTATTCTTTCCTTCTCTTTTTTGTTTTACAATCTAAATAGAGTAATAAAATTCCTTAAGCTGGGTCAAAAAGAAAACAGGTTCGATAACATTTATGAAAGAATTAAAAATGTTCTTAAGGTTGCATTTGGACAATCAAAATTGCTTCGTGACCCAATAGCAGGTACAATTCACTTTTTAATTTTTTGGGGATTTGTACTATTTCTCTTTGCTGTTGTCGAGTCTATTATTCAAGGATTTTACTCACCTTTTAGTTGGCAATTTTTAGGACTCTTATACTCACTTATTACTATTGTTCAGGATATATTTGGTGTATTAGTAATAATTTCTTGTCTCTATGCTTTGTTTAGAAGATTTGTTCAGAAAGTTCCCCGTCTTAACGCCGGCAAAAAAGAAAGTATTGATGCGGCAATTATTTTAGTATTAATACTATTAGTTGTGATGTCAATGTTTGGACTTAATATTTCACACATTGCAGAAAGAGGTTTTATTTTATCGAAATACGAGTTAAGACCTTTAAGTGAAATTTTAAGTCAATCTTTCTTTAAGTTAAACAGCAGCAATGCCAGTTCATGGTACGAAATTTTTTGGTGGATGCATATTTTATTTGTTTTTGGTTTTATGAATTACCTTCCTTATTCAAAACACTTTCATGTAATTACTTCTATACCGAATGTATACTTTAATAAGGTTGGCAAAGAGAAATATGTTCTCAAGAAATTAGATCTTGAGGATGAAAAAATTGAGCAATATGGTGTTTTAGATTTTGAACACCTTACATGGAAACAAATATTAGATGGCTTTGCATGTACTGAATGTGGAAGATGCACTGAAGCTTGTCCTGCTGCAAACACTGGCAAGCCACTATCACCAAGAAAAATTATTGTTGATATCAGAAAAAGGACAGAAGAAAAAGCACCACTATTGTTGAATCAAGATAATGAAAACGAAGATATTTTATCTAAGACACTTGTGCATTACTATATAAAAGATGAAGAACTTTGGTCGTGCACAACTTGTAATGCTTGTGTTTATGAATGTCCAGTTACCATTGAACACGTTGATTCAATAATTGATATGCGAAGAAATTTGGTGTTAATGGAATCCAACTTCCCAGCTGAACTAAATACTGTATTCAAAAATCTTGAAACTAATTTCACACCTTGGGCTTTTAATGCAAGCGATAGGGCAAATTGGGCAGAAGGAATGGGTGTAAAAACAATGGCAGAAGATCCAAGCTGTGAAATTTTGTTTTGGGTAGGATGCGCTGGCTCCTTTGATGCTCGTTATCAAAAAGTGACTAAATCTATTGCAAAATTACTGCAAATTGCTAATATTAATTTTAGAATACTTGGCAATGAAGAAAAATGTAACGGTGATACCGCAAGAAGACTTGGAAACGAATACCTTGCACAACTGTTAATGAAAGATAATGTTGATAAGCTAAATAGTTATAATGTTAAAAAAATAGTTACTGCTTGTCCACATTGTTACAATTCTTTGAAAAATGAATACCCGCAATTTGGTGGTAATTATGAAGTAGTTCATCATACTGAATTGATTCTTCAGTTAATAGAGGAAGGGAAGATTAAGATAAATCATAATCAGAATAAACAAAAGGTAACTTACCACGATTCCTGTTATTTGGGACGTTATAATAGTATATATGAACAGCCAAGAAAGTCGCTGAGTAAAATAAAAAATCTTGAAATTGTAGAAATGAAACGAAGCAGAGATAAAGGTTTTTGTTGTGGTGCGGGCGGAGGCAGAATGTTTTTAGAAGAAACTATAGGTACACGGATTAATATTAATCGAGCCGAAGAAGCAATTAATACCGGCTCGGATGTAGTTGCTTCGGCTTGCCCGTTTTGCATGACAATGTTGACAGATGGAATAAAATCTTTAGAAAAATCAGAAACAGTTAGTGTGAAAGATATTGCTGAAATTGTTCTTGAAAACATTAATTAATAAACCAATATTAACACAAGGAGGATTAATATGAGTCAAAAGTATCAGCAATTAGTAGAATATTTAAAATCTCTTGAAGTAGATGTTCAAAAATTCTACGAAAAGGGACAAGCAGCTGCGGGTACGAGACTCCGTAAGGGTCTAAGTGAACTTAAAAGAATGGCACAAGAAATTCGAAATGAAGTTCAAGAGATTAAAGCCCAAAGAAAAAATCAAAAATCTTCTAGTGGTGAAAATTAAAAATTATATTCACTCTGTATAAGCTTAGTGTATAGGCTGGAAGACTGGTTCTCCAGCCTAATTTTTTAAAAATTGAATTCTTAAAATAAGCACAGATAGACTACATCCCTTTAGTGCAAAATCTATAAGATGTTTTTAAAATTTATGTTTTTATAAAAAGACTTTTTCATTTGAATACAGCTTTAGATTTATTTCTTATAATTAGCCGTTCAAAATTAGCCGAGGTTTATAAACCTTTGATTTTGCTTCAACTAAAATAATCACAATAATTATCATCGTGATATTTAACTGATTTTTAAATGAAGAGAATTTTTTCAATAATACTGTTCGGATGCGTTTTCACAATATCCTCTGCTAAAAATCAATTGGATTCATTGAGTATCGTAACTATCTCAGCAGTTGGAGATTTAATGTGCCATTCGGTGCAATGCAATTATGCAAAAACTAACAACGGCTCTTTTGATTTTAATCCTATTTTTAAGTTTATCACAAAATTCATTCAAAATTCTGATTTATCTTTTGGAAATTTGGAAACTGTAATTTCTGGCAATAAAGAAAAATATTCTGGTTATCCATTATTTAATTCTCCAGTTGAATATTTGCAAGCAATTAAAAATGCAGGCTTCGATATTCTTTTTACTTCGAATAATCATTGCTTGGATAAAGGCGAAACAGGCTTAATTAATACGATTGAAAAAATTAAAGAAATTGGATTGATAAATGTGGGAACCTTTGTTAGTCAAAAAGATCGTGATTCAATTAGGCTAATTAATTTAAAAGGAATAAATATTGCCGTACTTGGTTATACTTTTAGCACAAATGGAATCCCTCTGCCAAAAAACAAGAACTTTCTCGTAAATATTATCGACACGAATTTAATTAAGAGTGATATCAATAATGCAAAAGCAAAAAAGGCCGACTTAATTTTAGTTTATTATCATTTTGGTGATGAATATTCAGGAAAGCCTTCAAAGTTTCAAGAAAAAATTGTAAAAAAGTCAATTGCCTACGGTGCAAGCATAATTTTAGGTAGTCATCCGCACGTTATACAAAAAGTTGAAAAATTTAAGTGTAATTATGGAAATATTGATACTGGTTTTGTTGCTTATTCTCTCGGGAATTTTGTTTCAAATCAAAGATGGCGATATTCTGATGCTGGTATGATTTTACAATTTACAATTGTTAAAAATTTTTCGGATGATTCAATAAAAATTGTAATGTTGTCCTATGTGCCAACTTGGGTTTATAAGGGAGAATTAAACGGTAAAAAAGAATTTGTCATTTTGCCTTGTGACAGTGCTTATTACAAACAATATGATTTTTTAAATTATTATGACTGGCATTTGCTAAAACAGAGTCTCTCCGATACGAAGAAGGCATTAAGTAACATCAGGCCACATTGATTGCTTTTTTTCACGGAAAGCTTCTGGAATAATTTTTACCGCAATTGATTCAACAATTCCTTTATTATTTTTTTATTTTTGCACAATTATTTTGAAATTTCGTATGAATAAAAAAGCGTCTCTAACAGTTATTTTCATTACAATATTCATTGACTTAATGGGTTTTGGAATACTAATTCCCATACTACCCACTTTTGCAAGTAAAAGCCTGGGGATTTCAGATTTTGGGATAGGGATCATTATTGCTTCATATTCTTTTATTCAATTTATTTTTAGTCATACTCTTGGCAGGCTTTCGGATAAAATAGGAAGAAGACGGATTATTCTTTTTTCACTTTTGTTTACAATTACCTCATATATTGTTTTTAGTTTTTCGTCCTCATTTATTTTGTTACTATTTTCTAGAGTTTTGGGTGGAATTGGAGGTAGCAATATTGGTGCTGCTCAAGCCTATATTGCTGATATTACACCAAAAGAAGAAAGAGCAAAAGGGATGGGGGTAATTGGCGCTGCTTTTGGCTTAGGTTTTGTCTTTGGTCCTTTAATAGGAGGTTTCCTCTCTGGCTATGGTTATCAAATTACCGGCTTTGCAAGTGCTTTTATGTCTTCCGTAGCTTTTCTGTATGCTTTTTTTATGTTGCCAGAACCTAAACATATTTTAGAAGCAAATCGTCTAGAGAATCATAGCTTGATTGATATCAAATTTGCAAAACAAATATTAAAACATAATATAGTTGGATTGCTAATTGTGATTTTTTTTATAATAGTTTTTTCAATGGCAAATATTTATGGGACTTTTTCATTGTTGGGATATAAGGTCTACAATTTTACTGATAGACAAATTGGTGAATTGTTTGGTATACTTGGGATTGTCAGTGCAATTGTGCAAGGTGGTTTAATGAGAATTTTGTCAAGCAAATTTTCAGAAAGATCAGTCGTATTAATTGGTGCTGTTTTTATGTCGCTCTCATTGGCACTATTGCCTTATGGAGTAAATTTTATAGGAGTTGCAGCAATAGCATGTGTTCTTGGCTTGGGCGTTGGAATCTTACAACCTACTGTTTTAAGTATGATTTCAAAATACTCTTCTGAGAAGCAGCAAGGAGCGGTTTTAGGACTTAATTCGTCGTTTTCTGCATTTGGGAGGGTACTTGGACCTTTATGGGGAGGGTTCTCCTTTAATTTTTTTGGTTATCAATTCCCATTTATAACTGGTGCCGCGTTTACTTTCGTTACTTTTTTGATTGCTTTATTCTTATTATCTTCACATAAACTTTCGCAAGCTTTAGAGCATGTTTAAAGTAGGTAAAATAAATATAGAAAAGGCAATTTTACTTGCACCGATGGAAGATGTGACCGATGTTGCATTCCGAAAAATTTGTAAAGAATATGGTGCCGATGTTGTGTATACTGAATTTGTCAATTCTGATGGGCTTGTTCGTAATAACAAAAAAACTGAGCAGAAATTAACAATTTTAGATGAAGAACGACCTATAGGAATTCAAATTTATGGCGGAAACTTACAACCTATGATTGAGGCGGCAAAAATTGCTGAATCTCGGAATCCAGATATAATTGATATTAATGCCGGCTGTTGGGTTAAGAAAGTTGCAAATAGAGGAGCTGGTGCTGGTTTATTAAAAGACCCCCCTTATATGCAAAAAATGGTTGAGGCTATTGTAAAAACTGTTAATATACCTGTCACTGTTAAAACTAGAATCGGGTGGGATAACAATTCAATTCATATTTTGGAAATTGCCAAAAGAATTGAAGATGCAGGCGCTGCTGCAATTACTATTCACGGAAGAACAAGAAGTCAAGGTCATTCTGGAGAACCTAACTGGGAAATAATTGCAAAGGTTAAAGAAAATATTTCTATACCTGTAGCTTTAAATGGCGGAGTCATGTCGGCTGAGGATGCTGTAAGAGCATTTAACCAAACTAACGTAGATGCAGTTATGATTGCGAGGGGTGCGATAGGTAACCCATGGATTTTTAGAGAAGTGAAAGAATTAATGAAAAATGGTAAAATTGTAAATTCGGTAACAGTAGAAGAAAGAATCACAACTATTCTTCGGCATCTTAAATATGCTATTGAAATTAAAGGTGTCAGGGGAGCAATTATCCCATTTAGAAAATTTTATTCGGGTTACTTAAAGGGATTATTTGGAGCAGCACAAGTTAGAAAAGAATTGATGAAAATAGAAGAATATGCTCAATTAGAAGATTTATTGCTTTCCTATCTGTCGGAGCTTAAAAATAATTTTGAACAAGTAGCATAAAGTTTATGTCTCTTAAAATAGAAATAGCCCAACTTCTTGAAAATTATTCTGATTTATTAGAGCTCAATAATGATAACCCATTTAGAATAAAGGCGTTAAGAAAAGCTTCAGAAATTATACTTTCATTAGATGATGATTTAGAGTACTACTTGAACTCAGGCGAAATTGCCAACATTAAAGGGATAGGAAAAGGTATTTTATCGATTATTGAGGAGTTCAAAAGTAAAGGGAAAGTAGAAGATTATGAAAGGCTGAAATCTAAATACCCGGCTACAATCTGGGAATTGTTCAATATCAAAGGCTTGGGAGCAAAGAAGATTAAATTGCTGTATGACCAATTAGGTGTTTCCTCTGTTGATAGTTTAGCTAAAGCGTGTGAAGAAAATCAGCTATTAAAGTTGAAAGGCTTTAGTGCCCAATCTCAAAGACATATTTTAGAAGAAATAAATAAACTGAACGAAGCTAAGAAGTATATTCTATTGGACTTGGCTACTAAATATAAAGATGAAATATTAGCCTATCTTTCAACCATTCCTGATGTAATAAAATGCGAAGTTACTGGAGAACTTCGTAGGATAAATGAAGTAATTTCTAAAATAGAAATTGTTGTTTTAGCAAAGAATATACAGAATGTTAAAAATGTACTTAGTGAGAAATTTTTACTTAACGATATTATTGATGAATCTAATTATTTAAAATTAGTCTTTAATTACGAATTTAACAAAATATGTGAAATTTATGTTATTAATAAACCGCAGACTTACACTAAAATATTGTTTGAGTCTACAGGCAGT
This window encodes:
- a CDS encoding MFS transporter, with the protein product MNKKASLTVIFITIFIDLMGFGILIPILPTFASKSLGISDFGIGIIIASYSFIQFIFSHTLGRLSDKIGRRRIILFSLLFTITSYIVFSFSSSFILLLFSRVLGGIGGSNIGAAQAYIADITPKEERAKGMGVIGAAFGLGFVFGPLIGGFLSGYGYQITGFASAFMSSVAFLYAFFMLPEPKHILEANRLENHSLIDIKFAKQILKHNIVGLLIVIFFIIVFSMANIYGTFSLLGYKVYNFTDRQIGELFGILGIVSAIVQGGLMRILSSKFSERSVVLIGAVFMSLSLALLPYGVNFIGVAAIACVLGLGVGILQPTVLSMISKYSSEKQQGAVLGLNSSFSAFGRVLGPLWGGFSFNFFGYQFPFITGAAFTFVTFLIALFLLSSHKLSQALEHV
- a CDS encoding (Fe-S)-binding protein, whose translation is MGLKNIIFIIVFILSFSFLFYNLNRVIKFLKLGQKENRFDNIYERIKNVLKVAFGQSKLLRDPIAGTIHFLIFWGFVLFLFAVVESIIQGFYSPFSWQFLGLLYSLITIVQDIFGVLVIISCLYALFRRFVQKVPRLNAGKKESIDAAIILVLILLVVMSMFGLNISHIAERGFILSKYELRPLSEILSQSFFKLNSSNASSWYEIFWWMHILFVFGFMNYLPYSKHFHVITSIPNVYFNKVGKEKYVLKKLDLEDEKIEQYGVLDFEHLTWKQILDGFACTECGRCTEACPAANTGKPLSPRKIIVDIRKRTEEKAPLLLNQDNENEDILSKTLVHYYIKDEELWSCTTCNACVYECPVTIEHVDSIIDMRRNLVLMESNFPAELNTVFKNLETNFTPWAFNASDRANWAEGMGVKTMAEDPSCEILFWVGCAGSFDARYQKVTKSIAKLLQIANINFRILGNEEKCNGDTARRLGNEYLAQLLMKDNVDKLNSYNVKKIVTACPHCYNSLKNEYPQFGGNYEVVHHTELILQLIEEGKIKINHNQNKQKVTYHDSCYLGRYNSIYEQPRKSLSKIKNLEIVEMKRSRDKGFCCGAGGGRMFLEETIGTRININRAEEAINTGSDVVASACPFCMTMLTDGIKSLEKSETVSVKDIAEIVLENIN
- a CDS encoding CapA family protein — translated: MKRIFSIILFGCVFTISSAKNQLDSLSIVTISAVGDLMCHSVQCNYAKTNNGSFDFNPIFKFITKFIQNSDLSFGNLETVISGNKEKYSGYPLFNSPVEYLQAIKNAGFDILFTSNNHCLDKGETGLINTIEKIKEIGLINVGTFVSQKDRDSIRLINLKGINIAVLGYTFSTNGIPLPKNKNFLVNIIDTNLIKSDINNAKAKKADLILVYYHFGDEYSGKPSKFQEKIVKKSIAYGASIILGSHPHVIQKVEKFKCNYGNIDTGFVAYSLGNFVSNQRWRYSDAGMILQFTIVKNFSDDSIKIVMLSYVPTWVYKGELNGKKEFVILPCDSAYYKQYDFLNYYDWHLLKQSLSDTKKALSNIRPH
- the dusB gene encoding tRNA dihydrouridine synthase DusB; its protein translation is MFKVGKINIEKAILLAPMEDVTDVAFRKICKEYGADVVYTEFVNSDGLVRNNKKTEQKLTILDEERPIGIQIYGGNLQPMIEAAKIAESRNPDIIDINAGCWVKKVANRGAGAGLLKDPPYMQKMVEAIVKTVNIPVTVKTRIGWDNNSIHILEIAKRIEDAGAAAITIHGRTRSQGHSGEPNWEIIAKVKENISIPVALNGGVMSAEDAVRAFNQTNVDAVMIARGAIGNPWIFREVKELMKNGKIVNSVTVEERITTILRHLKYAIEIKGVRGAIIPFRKFYSGYLKGLFGAAQVRKELMKIEEYAQLEDLLLSYLSELKNNFEQVA
- a CDS encoding histone H1, which produces MSQKYQQLVEYLKSLEVDVQKFYEKGQAAAGTRLRKGLSELKRMAQEIRNEVQEIKAQRKNQKSSSGEN
- a CDS encoding biotin transporter BioY; this translates as MFSFENVNKNTVKEVFLAAKQNSLFHVLSFTLLTALSAQVIVPVEPVPFTLQTMFVVLSGAFLGAKNGFFSQSIYLILGIIGFPVFAGFSFGLTKIFGPTGGYLLSFPFAAYLVGYFVERNKSKFNVVFSIVLANILILFIGAAYLAVFFGGNFSKALFSGAVIFSVWDIIKMSAAISIYFAFTKK
- a CDS encoding alpha/beta hydrolase family protein, with the protein product MSTDYNLITTDGQKIQITTFGEENTNPKNCLIYVHGFKGFKDWGFVPYTAKYFASKNFYVVTFHEVVDSHNFSHNGIGENKTELTELEKFANNTISREISELNEVINATLNGFLGFSSIRKIGLIGHSRGGAVALIAASQRAEISAVATWSAISKFNRYTDRQKEQWKKNGYIEILNTRTNQLMRLNLSLLEDIEKNSNGLLNIQRAVENLNKPLLIAHGMQDLTVPIAEAEDLYNWSNKSLTEFFTLGATGHTFDIKHPFEGSNEKFEQLLNKTYNFFKHNLS